The genomic region GGGGACAGAAAGTAATGAGCATAAATTCCTTTTTGCAGAGTCAAGAAAGCAGAAAGGATCGTACTTCGGCTGTGGAATTTCTAGCTCCCTCATTGAACGGAGATCAATATTACCTCCCTTTGTGGCTGGCGGAAAAAGAGCTTGTTAAGTTTGTGCTCGTCGATGAATCTCAGCCTGATTTGATCCTCCCGCGGTCAACGATTGATGCACAACTGATTCGTGAGGTTTTGACGAAGCGCAAGCTTCGTGATTTTAGTGAAATTGAGCGGTTGGAAATTCCTCGCTTGAGGATCGGTCCATGGTGGATGAATAATGTCGCGGTATCGCTTTGTGATGAATGTGAAATGAGAGTGGGCCGGCAGATGTTGGATTATCTTAAAATGAAAGAATGGGTAAAATTCGGAGTTGAGTTTTTATCTTTCTCTAATGATGAGAGTGAATCTAAGGGCAAGTAGCCCGGCGGGCAAATGATTTAAAATTGGAGAAAAATTTGCGCAATAATTTGGACAATAAAAAAGGGGAGATTGCCATGAAGGTGGTTGTTTTTGGGTTTGTATTTGTTTCTTTTTTATCTCTGGTATTTGTCAGAACGGGATACGCAGCCGAGCTTGAAGGTGTAAAAATGGAAGATAGCCTCAGCTTAGCTGAAAAAAAATTAAGTCTCAATGGGCTGGCCCTTCGTAAGGTTTCTAAATTTGGAATTCCTATTAAAGTTTATGTGGCAGGATTGTATCTAGAGGAAAAGAGCGAGGATGGCGACGAAGTCATTTCAGGCGATAAGAGCAAATTTCTTGAAATGGAATTTGTTCGCAATGTTGAGAAGGAACAAATCACAGAAGCTTGGTCTGAAGCCGTTTTTAAGGGTTGTATTGTTGACTGTGATGCCTACAAAGGGCCTTTAAAAGAGTTCAATAGCCTGATGGGTGAAATGAGAAAAGGGCAGCGCATGTCTTTAACTTTTTATCCGGACCGCCTGGAGGTTGATCAAAAGGGTCGAAATCCAAAAAAGGGTTCGATAGCAAGCAAATCATTTGCCAAAAATCTCTTGGCAATCTTTATCGGTCCTAAGATGTTTAGCCAAGAGGTCAAAAATTCGCTTCTTGGGAAAAAGTAGTTCGAGCTGGTTTATCTTTGCGATGAGAGAGCTTTTTTAATTCTCTAGGACCTGCAGGCGAAGTGGGGTTCTTTTCATTGCTTCAGAAATTAATGAGAGCGCAGATTTATCGTAGACTTTAAAAAAGTCTTCGTTGAATTCGGCCAATTCAAAATCGAGTCCTTGGGAGTCAAATTCTGCAGAAAAAGTCACGAATCGTCCATCTTCTGAAACATCAATCTGAACATTTTTTCTTGAGTTCCCGCTCTTTACGCTGACCGATTGAGGACTCAAGTGTTCGCGTAACTGAACATTTGTCGAACGATAGGGTAACTCTAGCGTACAAGAATAGCTGAGTGAATTTTCTTCTCTCACAAGGACCTTGCCGCAGATCTTGTAATCAGTTGGAGTGAATCGAAAGCGTTTTAATTTCAAGTCAAGTGGGGTGTAAAGATTTTCTCCCTCCTGGGCAGAAAAAAAGGCCTTTTTCTTGAGGTTCGTGGTCTTTACTTTTACCGCGTAACTCATCAATGGAGCTAAAAGAGCAAAGCTCAAAATTACGAATCCAAGCAGTTTCCTCATGGCACTCTCCTCAAAGTATGGCTGAACGATGACATCTAGAGCAAGGTCTATGCCGGTGCTTTAGAGGCTCTGAAGATAATAAGGCGAGAGAGGAGCTCTATCTGCGGACATTAAGGGTCTTTGGGGTGACTATTTCCGGCAAAAATATCGACCGCTTCTTCTTCGAAGACCCTCCACTTGCCACCACAGCAATTGCTGACTGGCATCCACATTGCTGTCTCAGACCCCTTTCGGCGAAAAGGTGATTTATTTAATTTGTTCCCGAATTGAATTCAGGACGAAGTTTCCGCGCTTCCTCTCAAAATCTAGGGTGACTGGAGTTGCAATCACGTAGCCCAGCCAATCGGTTTTGGCCGCAGTCCGATACGGATTGCTCAGCGCTTCGATTTCTTCTCGACGCTCATGAAGGGAACGGACGACAAGATTTATCGCCTCAGACACTTCAATTGGGTGCCGAACTTGTTGAGCGAGATGAAACACACAGGTCGAATTTGAGCTTCCTGCCTTCGCGAAAGAAGCCCCCAGGACGACAGAGGTAAACTTGAAAACGAGGAGTACCCGAAGCCAGAAGAATTTGTGCTCGAAGCAAGGCATTATCGTTTCATAAACGTCAACAGCACTAATAGCAATGAGAACCAACACTGCTATTGATCATAGTTTGACTGCCTCCCGGCGAACCGCTGGCACCATTGCTTTCAGAGCCTGTTCCGAATATCCCCCCTGTTACATCAGGAGTTCCGAAGCTGCCAGTACCCGAGCAGGCAAGTCCAAAGACATGTCCGCCACCGCCACCGCCACCACCACGAGCGGTCCCGGCTCCTGTGGCATTTCCTCCGGGCCCACCAGGGGCATAAAGACTCAAGCTCGTCGCGAGGTCTTTTGTGCGGATGACGATCGTGCCGCCGCCGCCGCCGCCGCCAGAGTCATCGTTCGAGACAACCGTATTGCCTCCATTCGAACCGTCGGCTCGAACAATCGATAGGCCGGTTCCGCTTGTGCGAAGGATTCGTTTTGCGTTGATAAGGACAGCTCCGCCGCCGGCTCCGCCCTGAGAGCTGGCCGCATTACCTGAACCGCCGCCACCACCAAAGAACACTCGAAAGCTTGGGTCACAGCCTCCTCCACAAAAGAGAGAGTCCAGACCTTGTCCGCCTTGACCCCCAAAGCTAGTGCCAGAGGCACTGCCCCCGTTTCCTCCCGGTGCTGCCCCGGCTCCGCCGCCGCCACCATACAAAGTCATAGCTCCCCCGGCATTGCCCACGTAGCTATTTGTATTGCTTTGGTTACCCAAATAGCCAATTCCAGTTTCGGAACTGGCGGTGTAAGTCCCACCTTGGAAGCCATTGCCAGAAGACGTGATAACAAAATTATTATTACCGATATAGGAGAGTTCGTTTAAAACTCGAAAGGCAATCAGCCCTCCGCCAGCGACGGAAGTCGTCAGTCCCGCTGCATTCATCATAACAACCGAGCTAGTAGAATTGAGTGTCAGGTTATAAAAATTTGGCACGCGCTGAACAAAAATTCTGCAAACATCTGTTCCGTTTGTAACGCCAACGGACTGAAGGGCGGTGGAGGATAAGCCCGAGCCATTTAGCACAAGAGGGGCCCTCAAAGTGATAGAAGCGGGAGAGGAAGTTGCCGACGCCACTCGATTGAATCCGTAATTGCCCGGCCCAAGTTCGGGTCCGCATCCATTGGTTCCGGTATCTACGAGCACCATCCAAATGATTTCATCCCCAACTTCAAATTCTGGATTTGGAGTATTGATGGGCGAGGCGCCTAAACCTAGCGTGCGTCCATCAGCAGACACTGAGTGGACTTGTCTTTTGGCCATTAAAACTTTACCGCCGAGAACTGTTGTATCAGCGTCGGGGCTTGAAATACTGGATGTGATCGTGCGGCTGCCATCATCTCCAGTTCCAAATTCCTGAGCACCTGTACCTATATCGTGTACCTGCGCTGCAGTCCCTGGAATGAATTTTTCACCCTGATCGAATGGGCATATAAAAGCGATATGATTGTAGACGCTCGCCTGGGGTAGATCCCGCATCAGAAAGGACTCGGCAAGTGGGCCACTAAGCCTAGCTGTTTCTGTAAAACCAAGAGCAGGAAGTTGGGAGCAATCGAAGCGGTCTCCTCCAACATGAAAATTGGAGCTAACTGGATCGAAGCGTTTGAATATTTTAACGCCAGCAATAGCTCCGGGACCAACAAAAACGCCAGGTAAAAACTTCCAGGAAATTTGTGAGGCGCTGATGTGAGACTGATAAAAACTTGTGGCCTGAGTCGGTCCAAGATTGCTTTTTGCGTGTTGGAATGCGCGTTCAAAACCAAACAATGCGCTTGTCCAATCTCCCTGAAGCTCATAATGCAAAAGAGAGAGTTTGTTGACATAATCGATTCCAGATGTGCAGGCCGTCAGGTTCTTGTTGACTCCCCCGCCCAGGCGAGAGAAATGGCCTAAATTGGCTGTGCTTCCAAACCACTGGAGAGGTGTGCTGCCATCCCCAGTCAGCCAGGCCTTTTCCAAAGCAAGGCCGTCGGTCGCATCATAGCAGACGGCTTGAGTTGTGGCTCCCGGACCCGCAAACCCCAAAAATATTGTGCCAGCAGGGAAGAGTTCGTAAGGAGCCGAACCGTCATGATTTTTATCTCCATAAAAGATCGGAAACCGAGCGCGAATCATGCGATTGCTCGCCTGGAAGTCCGGATGGCTAAAATTGAGTCCAGAAAAAAGGATCTCTCCCGTCTCTCGAAGCCTATAGTCCACCGGAGTGGTTTGAAATAAATGTACCTTCATCCATCCACCGAGAACAAAAGAGCTATCCACAACCATCGGAGGTCTGTCCGATGGCGGTTTATATACTAGATCGAGCCATCCAGTAGGGCCTGTGCCGTCAGCTCGCAAATACCGAATTCCACCCTCCGCACTTTCTTCAGATGAAAAAATTGAATTTACGCTGATCTCAACAGCGTTGTCTCCGTTGACAATATTGATCCCTTTGTCGCCATAAGAGAAGGCAGTCTTTCCCGATAAGTCTTCTGACACAATTAGCACTTGAACGAGACGGCTCGGACCTGGATCAACGGGAAGTGCAAAAATAGCGGGAGGATATTCAGTCTGCCCATCTGGGAGACAATGACAAGATTCCCAGCCTCCCGTAATTAACCTCGGACCACCGTGAACGTTGATAGCCACTTTGACTATTTTTCCACCTGCATTTTTAGAACTTGGCTCCTGGCTATAAAGATCAGCCATCGAGAGACTGATCTTGGTGCTTCTTCCATTGTCGCGTGTGCAGCCCCAAGTGACCGATAATATGAATAGACCAATAACCAATGCTTTGGGACGAACAAAATTTGAGTTTTCCATGCCTAGATTATCGGTAGGCTTGGATTTCTTCCACAGAGGGCCACTCTGACTTAATTTGAGAATCAAATGATGACAGGGACTTGCTCTTCTTGATTTGAGACTTATGAATAAAAAATCAATTTAGATTTTAGATTAATCCTACCAAAACACCAGCCTTCTCAAGAAGACTGGGTATTAGGTATTCAATCGAAGAAAAATACCGCTTCCGAATTTAAGCTTTTCGGGCAGCGTAATACTCGGTAAACAAACCGGAATCAAACTGGAAAGGAATATGCTCAAGCCCGGGCACGGCCTGCACGATACCCACTTCCGCACCATTCTGATCCTCTTTTCTAAGAAAATCAGGAATTTCAAGGCGGGGAGCCTGCTTTGCGCGAAGATAAATCTGATTTTCACCAGCCTTCGTGTTTAAGCTCACTTTTGTTCCTGCTTTTAACACACAAGACCCAACGGTGAGGGGTTTGCCATCAACCAATATATGACCGTGGCTGACCAACTGGCGGGCTGATCGAATGCTGGGGGCAAAACCAAGACGAAAAACAACATTGTCGAGGCGACTTTCCAAGAGACCGGCCAGCTTTGATACCCAGTTGGTTCCTGAACCACGCTTTGAGTCGCGAATAAATCGACGCAGCTGTTTCTCGCGCAACTCGTAATTACAGCGGATCTTCTGTTTTTCTTCTAAACGAAGGGCAAAGTCAGAATACTTTCGGCGGCGATTGCCGTTTTGACCTGGGGGATATGGCCTTCTCTCAAGAGCCCCCGCTTTACCTAAACCAGGAAGTTCAACTCCCAAACGACGCTGAATTCTATATCGCGCTACTTTGCCCACTTTTTTGCTCATTACCTAAACCTCTTCTTTGAGCGGTCCAATCGATTCATCCCTCTAACCAGAGGGATGCATATACTAAGAAATTTCACAAACATCAATGCTCTTTTCCCATTTGGAATGAATGGCTTCCAACATGGAAGACCCAACATTCTTTTGGGTGAAAGACGAGAGACGGAGGCTAATGTGGAAGCTCTTGCGGGTCAACTCCTGAATTAAGACACGATATTTGAAACAAGCCTGTCTCAATGATCGACAAAATACCTCAATTTTAGGTGTTTTCTTGAAATATGAATTTTTTTTAACACAAAGTGTTATAAGATAGACGAAATAAAGTAACCATCCAATTAATTAGCCAAAGAGAAGCTATTGGGAGGGTTACAGAGGAGACTCTATGAGGGTTCTGGCGCGTTTGTTGACCCTGACGGTGCTGTTGTTATTGGCTTTGCCATCCTGCGAGGAAGGCGACTCAGTGCTGGTGGACCCAGATGGTGGAGGGGACACGGTGGTGGATATAGTTCCACCTTATATTCCGCCGGATCCCAGCACCTATGTTTGCGATCCCTTTGAGGAATCAACGGCAGGTGATCGAAACCAGGGCTTGGTCGCGTCTTTGTTTTACACTTTGCCCGGAGAGGCCAATTACACAAAGGCAGTCGATTATATTAATCATGCCCACCCGGTGAACGATGTGAGCCTCTTTTTTAATCAGTTGAATATCCCGACCAGGCCCTTTGATCGGGGGTTTATGACCCGCTCCGGAGAGGTTATCTCCACTCCTCAAGGAAATACACTCTATGAGTATTTTGGAATCAATTTTCGATCTTTTTTAACACTTGAGGACAGTGATCCAGAAGGACTTTATCAGCTCGCTGTTCTTTCTGATGATGGTGCAGTTCTTCGGATGAAGGATTCCGCTGGGAACTGGCAGACCATCGTTGACAACGACGGCACTCATCCGACGCGCATGGGTTGTGCGGCGGCGCCTGTGGACATGAGGCATGATTCTTATGTGCCTCTTGAGTTAGACTATTATCAAGGTCCTCGCTACCATATTTCTTTGGTGGTGATGTGGCGTCCTTGGAATGGAAGTGCAGAGGACCCTTCTTGCGGAAAACAGGGCAACGGTATGTTCTTTAATTCCCAGGTTGATCCTCCAGCGCCCCAGGCCGCCTACAATTCTTTGTTGGGCCGTGGCTGGAAGGTCGTCAGTTCTCCACATTATCGCCTTGAAGCCCCTAACCAAAATCCCTGTAATGAGCCAGCTCCACATGTGGAGGATTATGTTGTGTCCAATGTGACTTCAACTGGAGTTACGGCCTCCTGGTTGACTGATATTGCAGCAATAGGAAGGCTTCATGTTACAGAGGTCGGGACGGGGGCGACCACGATCTACACTAAAAAGGGATTCGCCGTCAGACACACGATGACGGTCAATAATCTAACTCCAAACACTCTTTATCGAGTGAAGTCTTCCTCTGAATCGGGATCAGGTTTGGCTACGGAGACAGACTATGTGGAATTTCGAACTCTCAGATAGAAAGCCAATGAGGGTATTTTCAAAGCGTTCCTGAAGTCCACGACTTTCGTTGTGGACCTTTGGTGAAATCAGAATAGACCAGACGAAAGGTCAGTTCTCTCGGGCAATTATTTCAAATTGATACCAAATATGAAATCTCAGATTCAATCGTCCGATAGGGAGGCAGGAGACGCTATTGAAATGAAAGCCATATTTTCGATTCGTTACAAATTCTTGTTCGTCACGACTTTGTTATTGGTACTAAGCGTAGGGGCTTACTTGGGACTGGCAGCTAGGATTCTCAAGGAGGATAAGACTGAGCTCGTTTATGACTACAATCGAAGTGCGGTTTCCAATATGGCTTCCGATATTGATACGTATTTCAAAGGGGTGGCTGATAAGATCAAGATCGTGGCCTTCTTTTTCAATGAGAAACACGGCCGGACATCGCGCTTGATGCAGGAGCTCCTTGAGAATGACGCTGAAACTGTATTTGTTGGAGGAAGCAATAGCTTCAAATCCCTTGATGCGTCGTTATTTATGAACAAAGTCTTCATGGAAACCTACGGTCTCAATGCAGATTTTTTTATGGAGACTCTCCATTTGCAAAAAGCCATACCATTTGATCGAATTCGAATTGATGGCGAAGCCGTTTGGAATTCAACGATACAAGATGGTCCTCCCCTCATAGGATTTGGTCGAAGCGTTGTAGAAGAAACTGATTCGGGTGTCCCCGTTCGCCAGTATGCCGTGATTAGTTACCTGCGGGCCGATAAAATAATGTCCTCTCTTGGCCGCGGAAGTCTCAATGAGGTCTTTATCACGAATGCCCAAGGCGAGGTTCTTGTTCACCCTCTGATGGCGGTCATGGTGGCGGGGCTCAATCCAGACGCTCTGACTCAAAAGGCACTTCAACATCCTCTCAGCACGAGCGTTTTGCCAGCCGAAGTGGATGGAGAAAAAATACTTGGAGCTTTTTCCAAGGCATTCAACAAAAAGATTGTCATAATCTCAAGGGTAAGCGAAGCAAGGGCCTTTAATGTGGTCTATCGCTTGATCTATCGATCTTTGTTTTTTGCACTGATCGTATTAACCGCTGCGTTTATTGCGGCTATTCTATTTTCGCGTTCGTTGACAAGTCCCTTGCAGACTCTCATTGACGGAATGAGAAAGGTCTCAAATGGTGATTTGGGTATACAGATCATTGTTAAAACCAGGGATGAAATCTCGCTTCTTGCAGATTCGTTTAATCGCATGATTCGCGATTTAGGACATTCAAGAAGGGAACTGGAGCATATTAACTCAGAACTGGAGAACAAAGTAAAAGACAGGACCCGTCAACTTGAGATACAAAATCAAGCCGTAAAAAAGGCTCAAGAAGCCTGCTGCGCACGACGCGTTTGGCGGCAGTTGGAGAAATTGCAGGAAGGGCGGCTCATGAAGTACTCAATCCACTCACGGGCATCATGTCCCGAATTCAGAAGATTCAAATGCGGCTGCAAAACCATCAAGGGGGAGAATCTCAACTTTTAAGCGAAATTTTGCAGAGCTGGGAAACTGACATCTCAAAAGGCGGAATGACAAAACTAGTTGAGAGCTGGAGAACGCCGTCCCAGATCATTGAGGGAGCGACTCTCTTTGAGGAGGATCTGGAAAATATCAAGACGGTTGGCAATTCATTGGCTGGGGAAGTCGGAACGACATCGGCTGATGTCGATTTTTTGCTCAAAGAGTGTCAAAGAATCAATCGAATCGTTCAGTCAATGCGATCCTTAAGCGTGGTCAAGGGGGAGTCCAAAGAGCATTCGATTGAAAACTTAGTCAGAGAGTCAATTCATATTATGGC from Bdellovibrionales bacterium harbors:
- the rpsD gene encoding 30S ribosomal protein S4, translating into MSKKVGKVARYRIQRRLGVELPGLGKAGALERRPYPPGQNGNRRRKYSDFALRLEEKQKIRCNYELREKQLRRFIRDSKRGSGTNWVSKLAGLLESRLDNVVFRLGFAPSIRSARQLVSHGHILVDGKPLTVGSCVLKAGTKVSLNTKAGENQIYLRAKQAPRLEIPDFLRKEDQNGAEVGIVQAVPGLEHIPFQFDSGLFTEYYAARKA
- a CDS encoding chalcone isomerase family protein, producing the protein MKVVVFGFVFVSFLSLVFVRTGYAAELEGVKMEDSLSLAEKKLSLNGLALRKVSKFGIPIKVYVAGLYLEEKSEDGDEVISGDKSKFLEMEFVRNVEKEQITEAWSEAVFKGCIVDCDAYKGPLKEFNSLMGEMRKGQRMSLTFYPDRLEVDQKGRNPKKGSIASKSFAKNLLAIFIGPKMFSQEVKNSLLGKK
- a CDS encoding tetratricopeptide repeat protein, with the protein product MILKRAMGQATIEDWLSMGAICNSLEKFDCSVDAFSEVVQRQPRQRAALANLAIAHCQLGRWNESRKYFEAYFSLGGEAYDAMFWYARSLIHLGERERGIEWYYKTLTKNPDYLEALTELVDQLVSMERTEEALALIGHHEDGHPEKDVFWGQKVMSINSFLQSQESRKDRTSAVEFLAPSLNGDQYYLPLWLAEKELVKFVLVDESQPDLILPRSTIDAQLIREVLTKRKLRDFSEIERLEIPRLRIGPWWMNNVAVSLCDECEMRVGRQMLDYLKMKEWVKFGVEFLSFSNDESESKGK
- a CDS encoding HAMP domain-containing protein, which codes for MKAIFSIRYKFLFVTTLLLVLSVGAYLGLAARILKEDKTELVYDYNRSAVSNMASDIDTYFKGVADKIKIVAFFFNEKHGRTSRLMQELLENDAETVFVGGSNSFKSLDASLFMNKVFMETYGLNADFFMETLHLQKAIPFDRIRIDGEAVWNSTIQDGPPLIGFGRSVVEETDSGVPVRQYAVISYLRADKIMSSLGRGSLNEVFITNAQGEVLVHPLMAVMVAGLNPDALTQKALQHPLSTSVLPAEVDGEKILGAFSKAFNKKIVIISRVSEARAFNVVYRLIYRSLFFALIVLTAAFIAAILFSRSLTSPLQTLIDGMRKVSNGDLGIQIIVKTRDEISLLADSFNRMIRDLGHSRRELEHINSELENKVKDRTRQLEIQNQAVKKAQEACCARRVWRQLEKLQEGRLMKYSIHSRASCPEFRRFKCGCKTIKGENLNF